A genomic stretch from Nitrospira sp. includes:
- a CDS encoding GNAT family N-acetyltransferase — translation MQRIRPRHMPPLRDDGPDAGHTILSDGTTALLRIAQPGDADELQRFVERLSPAATRHRFFSETAPPAEVIRALCDASQPQRCLTVLVLRRQDDALHIIASGSYHARGPHEAEVAMAVDDRLHGHGLGTILLERLALLAIRHGFTKLWAITHADNLAMREVFATSGFTIEEHLEGGDMEVELSLTPTDQSVRQSEWRERVATTASLRPLFHPRTVAVVGASRSPQSIGYRILDALHSNGFRGHCYAVNPHASKIADVEAFPSLRALPEPADLVVIAVPKEAVLSVVDDCAATGVRALVVITAGFAEVGEEGRRLQAQLLEKVRQHGMRMVGPNCFGILNTDPAVKLNATFTSTFPLAGSIAMSSQSGALGLALLAASGRLHLGLSTFVSVGNKADVSVNDLLQYWESDCATTVILLYVESFGNPRRFAHIARRVSRNKPIVALKAGRTASGKRAAGSHTAALAANDVAVEALFRQTGILRADTLEDMFALAGALSEQPLPKGNRVGILTNAGGPAILCADACEAAGLEVPELSQATVTRLSPFLPTSASLHNPVDLIASATPEQYEHAIVTLLSSDDIDALIILYIAVTSTDVAPIAEGITRGIAAVRAAQPMRKPVHIGWMVESDRERRFALPTETIPTFGLPELPARVLGTITDYVQWRDRPLGMVPDFDDLNLPAVQTICRDVLATRGGGWLTVSETRAVLSAMAIALPPGGVATSAEEAATLAAQIGFPVAVKLASHTLVHKTEIGGVHLNLANKAEVRRAYDDIAARLAEGRHLDAMEGVLVQPMVKDGVEVMAGMVQDPSFGPLIGFGLGGIHVEILGDVRFRITPLTELDAADLIRSIKGYRLLQGYRGHPPADVDAIQELLLRLSRLVEEVPEIVELDLNPIFALAPGEGYRIVDARIRVAGKNP, via the coding sequence ATGCAACGTATCCGCCCCCGCCACATGCCGCCGCTTCGAGATGATGGGCCCGACGCGGGACACACCATCCTGAGCGATGGAACCACGGCCCTGTTGCGGATCGCGCAACCCGGCGACGCCGACGAGTTACAACGCTTCGTCGAACGCCTGTCTCCGGCAGCCACACGCCATCGCTTCTTTTCAGAAACGGCGCCGCCCGCCGAGGTGATCCGTGCGCTCTGTGATGCGTCGCAACCGCAACGGTGCCTGACGGTGCTCGTCCTCCGCCGCCAGGACGATGCGCTGCACATCATCGCCTCCGGCTCCTACCATGCACGAGGCCCGCATGAAGCAGAAGTGGCGATGGCCGTGGACGACCGGCTCCATGGGCATGGACTCGGCACCATCCTTCTCGAACGCCTGGCTCTGTTGGCCATTCGGCACGGATTCACCAAGCTCTGGGCCATCACCCATGCGGACAACCTGGCGATGCGCGAAGTGTTCGCCACGTCAGGCTTTACCATAGAAGAACATCTGGAGGGCGGCGACATGGAGGTCGAGTTGTCGCTGACACCGACCGATCAAAGCGTGCGGCAGTCGGAATGGCGCGAACGAGTTGCCACAACCGCTTCGCTGCGCCCCCTGTTCCATCCTCGCACCGTCGCCGTGGTCGGCGCCTCACGCTCCCCCCAGAGTATCGGCTACCGCATACTTGATGCGCTGCACAGCAACGGGTTTCGCGGGCACTGCTACGCGGTCAATCCGCATGCGTCGAAGATTGCCGATGTCGAAGCCTTTCCCTCACTCCGCGCCCTGCCTGAACCGGCCGATCTCGTCGTCATTGCCGTGCCGAAAGAAGCCGTTCTTTCCGTGGTAGACGACTGCGCGGCGACCGGAGTCCGCGCGTTGGTGGTCATCACCGCCGGATTCGCCGAAGTCGGAGAGGAAGGACGTCGTCTGCAAGCACAGCTGCTGGAGAAGGTACGGCAGCATGGTATGCGGATGGTCGGGCCAAACTGCTTCGGCATCCTGAATACAGACCCGGCCGTCAAACTCAACGCCACCTTCACCTCCACATTTCCCCTCGCCGGCTCGATTGCGATGTCCTCTCAAAGCGGTGCCTTGGGGCTGGCCCTGCTCGCCGCTTCCGGGCGATTGCACCTCGGGCTTTCGACCTTCGTCAGCGTCGGCAACAAAGCGGATGTCTCCGTGAACGACCTCCTGCAATATTGGGAGAGCGATTGCGCCACAACCGTCATCCTGTTGTACGTGGAATCGTTCGGCAACCCCAGACGGTTCGCCCACATCGCGCGGCGAGTCAGCCGCAACAAGCCCATCGTCGCACTCAAAGCGGGGCGGACAGCGTCCGGCAAACGTGCCGCGGGCTCGCACACTGCCGCGCTGGCCGCCAATGACGTCGCCGTTGAGGCATTGTTTCGGCAAACCGGCATCTTACGCGCCGACACGCTGGAAGATATGTTTGCACTCGCGGGAGCCCTGTCGGAGCAGCCCTTACCGAAAGGCAACCGCGTCGGCATCCTGACCAATGCCGGCGGGCCCGCCATTCTCTGCGCGGATGCCTGTGAAGCGGCGGGGCTCGAGGTGCCGGAATTGTCTCAAGCCACAGTGACCAGACTCTCGCCTTTTCTTCCCACCTCCGCCTCGTTGCACAATCCGGTCGATTTGATCGCCTCGGCAACCCCCGAGCAATACGAGCACGCCATCGTCACGCTGCTGAGCTCGGACGATATCGACGCCTTGATCATTCTGTATATCGCGGTCACCAGCACGGATGTCGCCCCTATTGCGGAAGGTATTACTCGCGGCATTGCCGCTGTGCGGGCGGCTCAGCCGATGAGGAAGCCGGTCCATATCGGATGGATGGTAGAATCCGACCGCGAACGTCGTTTCGCCCTGCCGACTGAAACCATTCCGACGTTCGGCCTCCCTGAACTTCCTGCACGCGTCTTGGGAACCATCACCGACTATGTGCAATGGCGCGATCGCCCACTGGGGATGGTCCCCGATTTCGACGATCTGAACCTGCCGGCCGTGCAAACCATCTGCCGCGACGTGCTGGCCACGAGGGGAGGCGGCTGGTTGACGGTCTCGGAAACACGTGCGGTCTTGTCCGCAATGGCAATTGCACTGCCGCCCGGCGGAGTGGCGACAAGCGCCGAGGAAGCGGCTACGCTCGCTGCCCAGATCGGCTTTCCGGTCGCCGTGAAACTGGCTTCGCACACCCTCGTGCACAAAACCGAGATCGGCGGCGTCCATCTGAATCTCGCCAACAAGGCCGAGGTCCGACGCGCCTACGACGACATCGCCGCACGACTGGCCGAAGGCCGGCATCTGGACGCAATGGAAGGGGTGCTCGTCCAGCCGATGGTAAAGGATGGCGTCGAGGTGATGGCCGGCATGGTCCAAGATCCCTCCTTCGGCCCTTTGATTGGATTCGGGCTGGGCGGGATACACGTCGAAATTCTCGGGGACGTGCGGTTCCGGATCACACCGTTGACGGAGCTGGACGCGGCGGACCTGATTCGGAGCATCAAGGGCTATCGTCTGCTACAAGGGTATCGCGGCCATCCGCCCGCAGACGTCGATGCCATCCAGGAACTGCTCCTGAGACTCTCGCGGTTGGTCGAAGAGGTGCCCGAAATCGTGGAACTCGATCTCAACCCCATCTTCGCCCTCGCACCGGGAGAAGGATACCGCATCGTCGATGCGAGGATCAGGGTAGCGGGAAAGAACCCCTAA